From one Desulforegulaceae bacterium genomic stretch:
- a CDS encoding cytidylate kinase-like family protein encodes MQIVTISREFGSGGRELGKRLADFFGCDYYDKEIITFIASNKGMDENYVERAIEQETWQKRPLTFRKAIAGISLHSVQTGLLLEQKKVIEQIAATGKDFVIVGRNADVLLKKYKPFNIFVCADMKAKISRCIEIDPEYRELTAKEIEKKIRRVDKNRAQVCELISGNSWGDRYDYQLTLNTTDWNIKELTPVVAEFVKSWCGRTEVDSVI; translated from the coding sequence ATGCAAATCGTTACTATTAGTCGAGAGTTTGGCAGCGGAGGAAGAGAGCTTGGTAAAAGGTTGGCTGATTTTTTTGGCTGTGATTATTACGACAAAGAAATTATTACTTTTATAGCCTCAAACAAGGGTATGGATGAAAATTATGTAGAACGGGCCATAGAGCAGGAAACATGGCAAAAAAGACCCTTGACTTTCCGTAAAGCCATTGCTGGAATTTCTCTACATTCTGTCCAGACAGGTTTGCTCTTAGAACAAAAAAAAGTAATTGAGCAGATTGCAGCAACCGGGAAAGACTTTGTCATTGTGGGAAGAAATGCGGATGTGCTGCTTAAAAAATACAAGCCCTTCAATATTTTTGTTTGTGCTGATATGAAAGCAAAAATTTCTCGCTGTATAGAAATTGATCCCGAATATAGGGAGTTGACTGCCAAAGAAATAGAAAAAAAGATTCGTCGGGTTGATAAAAATCGAGCTCAGGTCTGCGAGCTTATTTCAGGGAACAGTTGGGGAGACAGATACGATTATCAATTAACTCTAAATACCACAGATTGGAATATTAAAGAGTTAACTCCGGTAGTAGCTGAATTTGTAAAATCCTGGTGCGGAAGAACAGAAGTTGATTCAGTTATCTGA